The DNA region AGCAGTATATCTCTCATATATTCTTGGGGTGCGGGAGGGCGACTTCGGCGTGGAGCCCGACGCGGTGAAGTATCCTATTTTTTTGAGGCACACACTCACCTCAATTCTTTTGTAGCTGAACATTCCTGAACACTCGAATTAAGGGATATTCGATTTATAATCGCTATAATACATATTTTAGCCCATGAGATTTTATTAGGATATTCCACCGCGGGACGCTCTGCGCCGGATCGCAAATCAAAGATTTGCTCAACTGAGGGCGTTCGTTTCCAGCGTCCACCCCGTAGTCGCGTCCCCGCACCCCAAAATACATGAAAGGTATTACTTTTCGCTAATCTCCCCTCATGACCCGCCTCTCAACTCCTTCACCCGATCCCTCAGCTGGATCGCCCGCTCGAAATCCAGCGCCGCCGCCGCCGCATTCATCTCGGCCTCCAGTTCGATGATCAGGTTCGGGATCTCCGACTTCGGCAGGTGCCGGATATCCTTGATATCGACCTCCTTCTCCCGCACCGGTTTCTTGATCGTCACCGGCGTGATCCCGTGCTCTGTATTGAACGCCATCTGCATCTCGCGGCGGCGTGCCGTCTCGGCAAGAGCCTCACGCATCGAATCCGTCATCTTATCGGCATACAGCACGACATGCGAGTCCGAGTTCCTGGCCGCCCGGCCGATGATCTGGATAAGACTCCTGGCATCCCGCAGGAACCCCTCCTTATCTGCATCCAGAATACCGATGAACCCGATCTCCGGGATATCCAGCCCCTCCCTTAACAGATTGATGCCGACCAGAACATCGAACATCCCAAGCCTGAGCTGACGGATAAGCTCGGTCCGCTCCAGTGTCTGGATCTCCGAATGCAGATACCGGGTCTTGATCCCCTGCCCCGCAAGATACTCGGTCAGCTCTTCGGCGAGTTTTTTTGTGAGCGTCGTCACAAGAGCACGGTCGCCCCGCCCGATGACGGCGCTGATCTCTCTCAGCAGATCATCCGTCTGGCCCGTGATCGGCCGGACCTCAACCACCGGATCAACGAGACCAGTCGGGCGGATGATCTGCTCGATGATCTGTGACGAATACTTCCGCTCGTAATCTCCCGGCGTTGCCGAAACGAAGATCACCTGTTTGAGATACTTCTCGAACTCAACGAACTTCAGCGGCCGGTTGTCGAACGCACTCGGCAGACGGAACCCGTATTCCACAAGGGACTGCTTGCGGGAATGATCGCCGTTGTACATCCCCCGGACCTGCGGGAGAGACTGATGGCTCTCGTCGATCACCATCAGAAAATCATCCGGGAAATAATCCAGCAGACAGTACGGCTTCTCTCCCGCGGCACGCCGGTCGAAGTGCCGGGAATAATTCTCGATCCCTTTACAGGAACCGGTCTCCTCGATCATCTCCAGATCATACTGGG from Methanocorpusculum labreanum Z includes:
- the uvrB gene encoding excinuclease ABC subunit UvrB codes for the protein MPDQFSLQSTYSPKGSQPEAIEELTEGLLDGEQFQTLLGVTGSGKTFTIANVIQNVQRPTLVLAHNKTLAAQLYNEFKDFFPNNHVEYFISYYDYYQPESYIAKKDQYIEKDASINPKIEMMRLAATASILSHRDTIVVASVSCIYGLGNPENFQNLGFEVRRGQKITRRELLERLLSILFERNDIELMPGRFRVKGDTVDLIPGYFNNIIRIELFGDTIDRISEIDKTTGKEKERMEYFFIYPARHFVTPESEKQAAIDSIRGELEEVLAENRLDDLAAHRLRQRTQYDLEMIEETGSCKGIENYSRHFDRRAAGEKPYCLLDYFPDDFLMVIDESHQSLPQVRGMYNGDHSRKQSLVEYGFRLPSAFDNRPLKFVEFEKYLKQVIFVSATPGDYERKYSSQIIEQIIRPTGLVDPVVEVRPITGQTDDLLREISAVIGRGDRALVTTLTKKLAEELTEYLAGQGIKTRYLHSEIQTLERTELIRQLRLGMFDVLVGINLLREGLDIPEIGFIGILDADKEGFLRDARSLIQIIGRAARNSDSHVVLYADKMTDSMREALAETARRREMQMAFNTEHGITPVTIKKPVREKEVDIKDIRHLPKSEIPNLIIELEAEMNAAAAALDFERAIQLRDRVKELRGGS